One stretch of Candidatus Reconcilbacillus cellulovorans DNA includes these proteins:
- a CDS encoding oxidoreductase: protein MAITQIRVGIIGAGGIGKVHIQTFRRLANVRVTAIADARRDLAEACAKEYGIERVYADAEAMLEADVVDAVVVAVPNALHAPLAVKALAAGKHVLLEKPMARDLDGARAVVRAWRDSGRVLMMGHQMRWEWVNMRVKELIDGGAFGRVYQIKTGWLRRKGIPGWGSWFTRKAESGGGALIDIGVHMLDLAMYLLGDRIRPVAVSGRVYGELGTRRIGLGNWGTPDFSGTFDVEDSGTALIRFDDGSTVLLDVSWAAHMETDSQPFLHVLGTDGGATVRGECGKLFGEQDGVATETPLEPPVDDEGARVRLARHFAECVLDGKKPLSDAMAGYANQLVLDAIYASSREEREIILDWTI, encoded by the coding sequence ATGGCGATAACGCAAATCCGAGTGGGCATTATCGGCGCGGGCGGCATCGGGAAGGTCCATATCCAGACGTTTCGACGTCTTGCAAATGTTCGAGTGACGGCGATCGCCGACGCGCGCCGCGATCTGGCGGAAGCGTGTGCGAAAGAATACGGCATCGAGCGCGTCTATGCCGACGCCGAGGCCATGCTGGAAGCGGACGTGGTGGACGCCGTCGTCGTCGCCGTGCCGAACGCGCTGCACGCGCCGCTTGCCGTCAAGGCGCTGGCGGCCGGCAAGCATGTGTTGCTGGAAAAGCCGATGGCCCGCGATCTGGACGGCGCCCGGGCGGTCGTCCGGGCCTGGCGCGATTCCGGACGCGTGCTGATGATGGGCCACCAGATGCGGTGGGAATGGGTGAACATGCGCGTCAAAGAACTGATCGACGGCGGTGCGTTCGGGCGCGTCTATCAGATCAAGACGGGCTGGTTGCGGCGAAAGGGCATTCCCGGCTGGGGAAGCTGGTTTACGCGCAAGGCCGAGTCCGGCGGCGGCGCGCTGATCGACATCGGCGTCCACATGCTCGATCTGGCAATGTACTTGCTCGGCGACCGGATCAGGCCGGTCGCCGTCAGCGGCCGCGTCTACGGCGAACTCGGCACGCGCCGGATCGGGCTCGGCAACTGGGGAACGCCCGACTTCTCCGGCACGTTCGACGTCGAGGATTCCGGAACGGCGCTCATTCGGTTCGACGACGGCAGCACCGTGTTGCTCGACGTCAGCTGGGCGGCGCACATGGAGACCGATTCACAACCGTTTCTTCACGTGCTCGGTACCGACGGCGGCGCCACCGTCCGCGGCGAGTGCGGCAAACTGTTCGGCGAGCAAGACGGTGTGGCGACAGAGACTCCGCTTGAGCCGCCGGTCGACGACGAGGGCGCCCGCGTTCGCCTAGCGCGCCATTTTGCTGAATGCGTGCTGGACGGTAAAAAGCCGCTGTCGGACGCGATGGCCGGATACGCCAACCAGCTCGTGCTCGACGCGATTTACGCCTCTTCCCGCGAGGAGCGGGAAATCATACTGGACTGGACGATTTAG
- a CDS encoding sugar ABC transporter permease yields the protein MHRVLSHRPTIAVLVAPGMLLFAAMIFFPTAMSFYYGTTDWSGIGDYRRIGLDNYIQILFHDPTFWRSLGHAVLLAAATVFLQHPVAIFVAAVVSNLGRWEKPLRLAMFVPAVISIVVTSKMWAAVFSAQYGLLNRLLDGVGLSAWKHDWLGDPKTAIWAIIFVVMWQGFGYAFLLYYAGLQRIPDELYEAARIDGASTLRLYTRIVVPLLAPVMRVAIVIAVITCLKQMETVFLMTNGGPGDSTQFLGNYLYTKAFSASQFGYGNALSGLFVLICLAVTIALNRWLYRDVGEF from the coding sequence ATGCATCGCGTTCTATCGCACAGGCCGACAATCGCCGTGCTGGTCGCGCCCGGCATGCTGCTGTTCGCGGCGATGATCTTTTTCCCGACCGCGATGAGCTTTTACTACGGCACGACCGACTGGAGCGGCATCGGCGACTACCGCCGGATCGGACTTGACAATTACATTCAGATTCTGTTTCATGATCCGACGTTCTGGCGCTCGCTCGGGCATGCCGTGCTGCTCGCCGCGGCGACGGTGTTTCTGCAGCATCCCGTCGCCATCTTCGTCGCGGCCGTCGTCTCGAACCTCGGACGATGGGAAAAACCGCTGCGGCTGGCGATGTTCGTGCCCGCCGTCATCTCGATCGTCGTCACGTCCAAAATGTGGGCCGCCGTGTTCAGCGCGCAGTACGGCCTGTTGAACCGGCTGCTCGACGGCGTCGGGCTGTCGGCCTGGAAACACGACTGGCTGGGCGATCCGAAAACGGCGATCTGGGCGATTATTTTCGTCGTCATGTGGCAGGGGTTCGGCTATGCGTTTCTGCTGTATTACGCTGGTTTACAGCGGATTCCCGACGAATTGTACGAGGCCGCGCGCATCGACGGCGCCTCCACGCTCAGACTCTACACGCGGATCGTCGTCCCGTTGCTTGCGCCGGTCATGCGCGTCGCGATCGTCATCGCCGTCATCACGTGTCTGAAACAGATGGAGACCGTCTTTCTGATGACGAACGGCGGCCCGGGCGACAGCACGCAGTTTCTCGGCAATTATCTGTACACGAAGGCCTTCTCGGCCTCGCAGTTCGGCTACGGCAACGCCTTGTCCGGCCTGTTCGTCCTGATCTGCCTCGCCGTGACGATCGCGTTGAACCGGTGGCTGTACCGCGACGTCGGCGAATTTTAA
- a CDS encoding sugar ABC transporter permease: MAMVAVGQLFPLVWLVNYSFLKSGEFYSDAILKWPDEFQWKNYRDAFTYGHVPEYFLNSVIVTAASIAGTLLLSLTMAYAFTRMRWKWREVSKNLILIGMMIPIHATLLPNYILFHKVGLLNHYLGLILPYIAVSIPISIYIVSGFLESLPTAVEESAVIDGCSIYGVIFRIVTPMVAPALGTVGVMTFISCWNEFIMAYTFITEESLKTLPFSIIQFVGQYSSNYGAQFAVLTIIALPSLLMYLLFTEQIARGLTAGAVKG, from the coding sequence ATGGCGATGGTCGCGGTCGGGCAGCTTTTCCCGCTCGTCTGGCTCGTCAACTATTCGTTTCTAAAAAGCGGGGAATTTTACTCCGACGCGATTTTGAAGTGGCCGGACGAATTCCAGTGGAAAAACTACCGCGACGCGTTCACGTACGGGCATGTGCCGGAATATTTCCTGAACAGCGTGATCGTGACGGCCGCCTCCATCGCGGGTACGTTGCTTTTATCGTTGACCATGGCCTATGCGTTCACAAGGATGCGTTGGAAATGGAGGGAAGTATCGAAAAATCTGATTCTGATCGGGATGATGATTCCGATTCACGCCACTCTGTTGCCGAACTATATTCTTTTTCATAAAGTCGGACTTCTCAATCACTATTTGGGACTGATCCTCCCGTATATTGCGGTGTCGATTCCGATCAGCATCTACATTGTTTCGGGGTTTCTGGAGTCGCTGCCGACCGCGGTGGAGGAATCGGCGGTCATCGACGGCTGTTCGATTTACGGCGTCATTTTCCGGATCGTAACGCCGATGGTCGCCCCGGCGCTCGGCACGGTCGGCGTCATGACGTTCATCAGCTGCTGGAACGAATTCATTATGGCTTACACGTTCATCACGGAAGAGTCGTTGAAGACGCTGCCGTTTTCGATCATCCAGTTCGTCGGCCAATATTCGTCCAACTACGGCGCGCAGTTCGCCGTCTTAACGATCATCGCTTTGCCGAGCCTGCTGATGTATCTGTTGTTTACCGAACAAATCGCCCGCGGCCTGACGGCCGGGGCCGTCAAAGGGTGA
- a CDS encoding glucosylceramidase — MRIIRRFMTARSPHFRLSEMEPIAFRADEQEQENRLINVYPDVEFQEIIGFGGACTEAAAVALGKLDPEARKRVLRAYFDPEEGIGYTLCRTHIQSCDFSLGSYSYVEDGDERLDTFDLARDRQALLPLIRDAARIAGASFRLLASPWSPPPWMKTNGRMTGGGRLRPEYRAAWAQFFTRYIRAMAEEGVDVWGVSVQNEAKATQIWESCVYSAEEERDFVRDYLGPTLEREGLSHVRLFVWDHNKERLFERARIVLDDPEAAKYVSGVAFHWYSGDHFESLDLVRARYPGVMLLATEGCQEGGVRLGDWSVGERYAHHIIGDLTHGAAGWIDWNIALDENGGPNHVGNYCDAPVIVDTRTGQAAFQSSYYYIGHFSRFVRPGARRIGCTRYTDRLEACAFRNADGTVAVVVLNRTDEPIPFTLRYVSPSGLSSGAEIADADSPPHSIQTLVVSDSARGVRDPDGLLPP, encoded by the coding sequence ATGCGTATCATTCGACGCTTCATGACCGCCCGGTCGCCGCATTTCCGCCTGTCGGAAATGGAACCGATCGCGTTTCGGGCGGACGAGCAGGAACAAGAAAACCGTCTGATCAACGTCTATCCGGACGTCGAATTCCAGGAAATCATCGGCTTCGGCGGCGCATGCACGGAAGCGGCCGCCGTCGCGCTGGGCAAGCTTGATCCGGAAGCGCGCAAACGGGTGCTTCGCGCCTATTTCGATCCGGAAGAAGGCATCGGCTACACGCTGTGCCGGACGCATATTCAGTCGTGCGATTTTTCGCTCGGCTCGTACAGTTATGTTGAGGACGGCGACGAGCGGCTGGACACGTTCGACCTCGCGCGCGACCGGCAGGCGCTTTTACCGCTGATTCGCGACGCCGCGCGTATCGCCGGCGCTTCGTTCCGGCTGCTGGCCTCGCCGTGGAGCCCACCGCCGTGGATGAAAACGAACGGCCGCATGACCGGCGGCGGCCGGCTGCGGCCGGAATATCGCGCGGCGTGGGCGCAATTTTTCACGCGGTACATCCGGGCGATGGCGGAAGAAGGCGTCGACGTGTGGGGTGTCAGCGTGCAGAACGAGGCGAAGGCGACGCAAATCTGGGAATCCTGCGTCTATAGCGCCGAGGAGGAACGCGATTTCGTCCGGGACTATCTCGGCCCGACGCTCGAACGGGAAGGGCTGTCGCACGTGCGGCTGTTCGTCTGGGACCACAACAAGGAGCGGCTGTTCGAGCGCGCCCGCATCGTACTGGACGATCCCGAAGCGGCGAAATACGTCTCGGGCGTCGCGTTCCATTGGTATTCCGGCGATCACTTCGAAAGTCTCGATCTCGTGCGCGCCCGGTATCCCGGCGTCATGCTGCTGGCCACGGAAGGATGCCAGGAAGGCGGCGTCCGGCTCGGCGACTGGTCGGTCGGAGAGCGGTACGCCCACCACATCATCGGCGATCTCACGCACGGCGCGGCCGGGTGGATCGACTGGAACATCGCCCTCGACGAGAACGGCGGGCCGAACCACGTCGGCAACTACTGCGACGCGCCCGTCATCGTCGACACGCGGACCGGGCAAGCGGCGTTCCAGAGTTCGTACTATTATATCGGCCACTTCAGCCGGTTCGTCCGGCCGGGCGCGCGGCGGATCGGCTGCACGCGGTATACCGACAGGCTGGAGGCGTGCGCGTTCCGAAACGCCGACGGGACGGTCGCGGTCGTCGTGCTGAACCGGACGGACGAGCCGATCCCATTCACGCTGCGGTACGTTTCGCCGTCGGGCCTGTCGTCGGGCGCGGAGATCGCCGACGCCGACAGTCCGCCGCATTCGATTCAGACGCTGGTGGTTTCGGATTCCGCCCGGGGCGTCCGCGATCCGGACGGACTTCTGCCGCCCTAA